Genomic window (Armatimonadota bacterium):
GTACGTCGGTTGCGTGTCGGGCGCGCTCGAACACGACGAGTACCTTTCGAAGCTGACGGCGGCGGGATTCGTGGACGCGGGCATCGAACCGACGCGCCGCTACAGCTTCTCGCACCTGGAGGGGAGTTGGGCTCCGAAGGGCGTGGCCGGCATGACCGAAGACCAGAAGCGCGAACTCGACGGCAAGATCTACGGAGCGTTCATCCGGGCGACCAAACCCTGATGCGCGTCCTCTTCGTCTGCGTCCACAACGCAGGCCGTTCGCAGATGGCCGAGGCTTTCCTCGGCCGTTTTGCCCGTGAGCGGGGGCTCGACGTGACCGCCGAGTCGGCCGGGACGGTAGGGGGCGGCGGTTTGAACCCGGCGGTCGTCGCAGTGATGGCCGAGCTCGGGATCGCGATGGACGGCCACGCTCCGAAGCTTCTGACTCAGGAGACGGTCGACCGTGCGGACAAGGTCGTCACGATGGGGTGCGGGGTGGACGCCGGGGCCTGTCCGGCCCGGCTTCACGTGTCGGAGGACTGGGGGTTGGACGATCCGGCCGGTCGGCCGATCGAGGACGTCCGAAGGATCCGGGACGAGGTCAGGGAGAGGGTGTTGCGGTTGCTGGACGAAACGCTCGTCCCCTGAACCGGCGGCGGGTCCGGCTATCCTCACGGAAATGAGCGCGATCGCCAAATCCGTCCCCTACATCCACTTTTCCGACAACTGCGCCGAGGCGATGGAGTTCTACAAGTCGTGTCTCGGCGGGGACCTCGAAGTCATGAAAGTCGGGAGTTCGCCCATGGCCGGGCAGATGCCGGGCAAGGAAGACTATGTCATGCATTCGCAACTCATCGGCGACGGTTGGTCCGTGATGGCGTCCGACTGGTGCGCGCCTTCGGAGTACAAGCCTGGTAACAACTGGACGATCATGCTCGAGTTGACGGACGAGGCCGAGCAGACCGCCGTCTACGAGAGACTGTCCGCGGGCGGAACCCAGACGATGCCGTTGTCGGACGCGTTCTGGGGCTCGCGGTTCGGGATGTTGAAGGATAAGTTCGGCATCGACTGGATGCTCAACTGCCCGAAGACGTAATCGGCCACGCTCGACTCCGGCCGTGGCCCTTCCATTTGGACGGCTACGGCCGAGTCACTTGGAGACGGGCTTCGACCCCTTCATACTCGGCGGATGGACTTGCCCAACTGGGCCGTCAGAGCGTCGGCGTTCCTGCAGCGCGGGATCCGAAGAAGCATGGAGCCAGAGTCTTCAAGGCCCGGAGAGCGTCTGGCTGAACGGGCACGCCACACCTTGTCTTTGCTCGACAAAGGGCAAAGCGACATCGCCGCCGCCATCGCTATGGAGAACTTGGCCTGCGAGAGCGACCTGTTTTTCGACGAAGCCGCCTTGATCCCGGAGTGTTTGTCACTCCAGGTCCGCGTCATGAAGGACGCCGTCCGCGATCCAGCCGCGGCCCGGGCCGTCGACAGCGCTTTGAACGAAGCCCCTGTGTCGCGTTTGATGATCCAGATCGTCTCGATGCTTTGCACGCCGCCGACCGAAGCGGTCCGCATCGTGTTCTCCGATCCTATCGCCGTCCACGTGTCGCAAGGAGGGCCGTGGCGGGACGAACTGACGATCCCGACCGACCTTTCACGACCGTTGGCGGGCACTGTCGCCCG
Coding sequences:
- a CDS encoding arsenate reductase ArsC gives rise to the protein MRVLFVCVHNAGRSQMAEAFLGRFARERGLDVTAESAGTVGGGGLNPAVVAVMAELGIAMDGHAPKLLTQETVDRADKVVTMGCGVDAGACPARLHVSEDWGLDDPAGRPIEDVRRIRDEVRERVLRLLDETLVP
- a CDS encoding VOC family protein yields the protein MSAIAKSVPYIHFSDNCAEAMEFYKSCLGGDLEVMKVGSSPMAGQMPGKEDYVMHSQLIGDGWSVMASDWCAPSEYKPGNNWTIMLELTDEAEQTAVYERLSAGGTQTMPLSDAFWGSRFGMLKDKFGIDWMLNCPKT